One region of Candidatus Electrothrix rattekaaiensis genomic DNA includes:
- a CDS encoding META domain-containing protein — protein MRTYLRFFFLLVLFLAGCAPQQKHTLKGKATAFIHPLPAVFRADLALKRCPPTSFELVLRPDGLYFLQMEKNIFANDAVQAEMGVWRYNEEKKIVQLTSYDKAVRIFAITGKKVLKLIKVSGGIMPPLVRYDFTLTTSEPIYEGVVRVQGMYSRKRGRGVFRECLSGVSFPLLNQGRVAAAEQAYQDILHGRSESLLVTLDVRLSSRSGRGDRLIPVRSVHIDPYRSCKGKERRIATIADNRWYLIEVGGKMLEPETVSKSPFIKVQSGEQLIQGSAGCNNFTGSWLFANNEFVFSRIAATRMACPVGMEMEDAFLQALDNTRRYTIKGDTLRLHDQRGKVLARLRHSRQLTDLDFTLSSEQEEPNKDNLSDEIGVPENHSVEVEGVVPDSVAVPVIEASEKKNRSKASNSGNGNTNGRKITILKAKRKVAVRTTAPTDIFPGGVKEATPAPKTSVPIAVTERQEGKTEVPSAPEKREKSTEQEVEKKAPADQTEQSISPQQSNQVEEVTPSKASASASVLTSENNGQEEVQAEPELTGDRESITISSELESGETIPAGEETAQPMIQDSEDNGATPSLPPTSETEKDGQEVQPESTADEKSGETIPAGEETAQPMMQDSEDNGATPSLPPISETEKDGQEVQPESIADEKVESLNLSEPKEKIPTDDVAQLEIQNSEEKEVAPPSLPIPKAENEERAVQPEPQISGDGDI, from the coding sequence ATGCGTACATATCTTCGCTTTTTTTTCCTCCTTGTCCTGTTTTTGGCAGGATGTGCTCCCCAACAGAAGCATACTCTCAAGGGCAAGGCCACAGCTTTCATTCATCCCCTTCCAGCTGTTTTTCGAGCGGATTTAGCATTGAAGCGATGCCCGCCAACATCGTTTGAGTTGGTTCTACGCCCTGATGGGTTGTATTTCCTTCAGATGGAGAAAAACATCTTCGCTAATGATGCGGTTCAGGCAGAGATGGGCGTATGGAGATATAACGAAGAAAAGAAAATTGTTCAATTGACGAGTTATGACAAGGCGGTCAGAATCTTTGCAATTACAGGGAAAAAAGTTCTGAAGCTGATCAAGGTCTCCGGCGGAATAATGCCCCCTCTTGTCCGGTATGACTTCACCTTGACCACTTCAGAACCCATCTACGAGGGGGTTGTTCGTGTACAGGGGATGTACAGCCGTAAACGCGGGCGCGGGGTTTTTCGGGAATGTCTGAGCGGGGTAAGTTTTCCGCTCCTTAATCAGGGCAGGGTTGCCGCAGCCGAGCAAGCATATCAGGATATCCTGCATGGTCGGTCGGAGTCGCTTCTTGTTACCCTAGATGTACGCTTGTCCTCTCGATCCGGCAGGGGGGATCGCCTAATCCCGGTGCGTTCAGTTCATATTGATCCTTACCGTTCCTGCAAGGGTAAGGAACGGCGTATAGCGACGATTGCTGATAACCGATGGTATTTGATAGAGGTGGGAGGAAAGATGCTAGAACCGGAGACGGTCAGCAAATCACCCTTTATCAAGGTTCAAAGCGGTGAACAGCTGATTCAGGGTTCTGCCGGGTGTAATAATTTTACCGGCAGCTGGCTTTTTGCCAATAATGAATTCGTCTTCAGTCGGATAGCGGCAACTCGCATGGCCTGTCCTGTTGGTATGGAAATGGAAGATGCCTTTTTACAGGCCTTGGATAACACCCGGAGATATACCATCAAAGGTGATACCCTGAGACTGCATGATCAGCGGGGCAAGGTGCTGGCTCGCTTACGTCATTCCCGCCAGCTGACAGACCTGGATTTCACCCTGTCATCTGAGCAGGAAGAACCAAACAAGGACAATCTTTCTGATGAGATTGGCGTTCCGGAAAATCATAGTGTTGAGGTCGAAGGGGTTGTTCCTGACTCTGTTGCAGTACCGGTTATTGAGGCGAGTGAGAAAAAAAATCGTTCGAAAGCTTCGAACTCAGGGAATGGAAATACGAATGGGCGTAAGATAACAATACTGAAAGCTAAGAGGAAAGTTGCTGTCAGGACCACTGCCCCAACGGATATCTTTCCTGGTGGAGTGAAAGAGGCTACTCCTGCGCCAAAAACATCCGTCCCCATAGCCGTAACCGAACGACAGGAGGGGAAAACGGAGGTGCCATCAGCACCTGAGAAGAGAGAGAAGAGCACTGAACAGGAAGTGGAGAAGAAAGCCCCTGCTGATCAAACGGAGCAATCCATCAGCCCGCAGCAAAGCAACCAAGTAGAAGAGGTCACCCCTTCCAAGGCCTCCGCCTCCGCCTCCGTATTGACCTCTGAGAATAACGGGCAAGAAGAGGTGCAAGCTGAACCTGAGTTGACTGGAGACCGAGAAAGCATCACTATTTCGTCTGAACTTGAATCTGGGGAAACGATTCCCGCTGGTGAGGAAACTGCTCAACCTATGATACAGGATAGCGAAGACAATGGTGCTACTCCCTCCTTGCCTCCCACCTCTGAAACAGAAAAAGATGGGCAAGAGGTGCAGCCTGAATCAACAGCGGACGAAAAATCTGGGGAAACGATTCCGGCTGGTGAGGAAACGGCTCAACCTATGATGCAGGATAGCGAAGACAACGGTGCTACTCCCTCCTTGCCTCCCATCTCTGAAACAGAAAAGGATGGGCAAGAGGTGCAGCCTGAATCAATAGCGGACGAAAAGGTGGAGAGCCTTAATCTCTCGGAACCCAAGGAAAAAATCCCCACAGATGATGTCGCTCAACTGGAGATACAGAACAGTGAGGAAAAAGAGGTTGCTCCGCCCTCGCTTCCTATCCCCAAAGCCGAGAATGAGGAGCGGGCAGTCCAACCGGAACCCCAAATATCCGGCGATGGAGATATATGA
- a CDS encoding outer membrane lipoprotein carrier protein LolA: MRRILLFIGLCLISVVSGPFLFAGIASAAPSENKGFRITSIQADFTQEKHLKILTKPIISTGKLFFQAPHSLRWEYTSPFSSILLMHEGRVKRIIERDGQFQEEKGMQLDAMQVVLTEISSWLDGRFTENDLFSVSFPDSNTVLLVPKDQAFGNLIKTIELQLADQQGLLDRVTIIEGPGATTVMRFSNRVLNQDIPATSFTQR, translated from the coding sequence GTGCGGCGCATTCTCCTTTTCATCGGCCTCTGTCTCATTTCAGTGGTCTCTGGCCCCTTCCTTTTTGCCGGGATAGCTTCAGCCGCGCCTTCAGAAAATAAGGGCTTTCGCATTACGTCTATCCAAGCCGATTTCACTCAGGAAAAGCATCTGAAGATCCTTACCAAACCGATCATTTCGACGGGAAAACTTTTCTTTCAAGCCCCACACTCTCTGCGTTGGGAGTATACGAGCCCGTTTTCCTCTATCCTGCTCATGCACGAAGGTAGGGTAAAACGAATCATTGAGCGAGACGGTCAGTTTCAGGAAGAAAAAGGCATGCAGCTTGATGCAATGCAGGTTGTCCTGACAGAAATCAGCAGCTGGCTTGATGGTCGTTTTACGGAAAATGACCTGTTCTCGGTTTCTTTTCCTGACAGCAATACGGTCCTGCTGGTTCCGAAAGACCAAGCCTTTGGCAACCTAATCAAAACAATTGAGCTGCAACTGGCTGATCAGCAAGGGCTGCTGGATCGGGTGACCATAATTGAGGGCCCTGGGGCAACCACGGTTATGCGTTTCAGCAACAGGGTGTTGAATCAAGATATCCCAGCCACATCATTTACACAAAGATGA
- the fabG gene encoding 3-oxoacyl-ACP reductase FabG has product MNKEQDKEQEIAVVTGGSKGIGRAICVELAQKGYYVVINYMGDKNGAEQTLALVEKQESRGEICQFDIRDREAVEQIIEDIAQRLGSIDVLVNNAGIIADGLFMMMGPENWHSVIDTSLNGFYNMTRPVLEKMVRKRKGSIISISSASSLVPNRGQANYAAAKAGLNAASRTVATEVARLGIRVNVVAPGLIATDMIQEAPKDLIKSMIPMARIGKPEEVAKVVGFLCSDAASYLTGQVISVNGGMV; this is encoded by the coding sequence ATGAATAAAGAACAGGACAAGGAACAGGAAATCGCCGTAGTGACCGGCGGCAGCAAGGGGATCGGCAGGGCCATCTGCGTTGAACTGGCCCAAAAGGGTTACTACGTTGTTATCAATTATATGGGGGACAAGAACGGGGCAGAACAGACCCTTGCTCTGGTTGAAAAACAGGAAAGTCGAGGTGAAATCTGCCAATTTGATATCCGGGACAGAGAGGCGGTAGAACAGATCATTGAAGATATCGCGCAACGGCTGGGCAGTATTGATGTACTGGTCAATAACGCTGGTATTATTGCCGACGGTCTGTTCATGATGATGGGCCCGGAAAATTGGCATTCTGTCATCGATACCAGCCTGAACGGATTTTATAATATGACCCGCCCGGTTCTGGAAAAGATGGTGCGTAAACGTAAAGGATCCATCATTTCGATATCATCCGCCAGTTCGCTGGTTCCCAATCGAGGACAAGCCAATTATGCCGCTGCCAAGGCTGGCTTGAACGCTGCCAGCAGAACAGTGGCGACGGAGGTAGCCCGACTGGGAATTCGAGTCAATGTGGTGGCCCCAGGGCTCATTGCAACGGATATGATCCAGGAGGCCCCCAAAGATCTGATCAAATCCATGATTCCTATGGCCCGTATCGGCAAACCGGAAGAGGTTGCCAAAGTGGTCGGTTTTCTCTGCTCGGATGCGGCCTCCTATCTGACCGGTCAGGTTATTTCGGTAAACGGAGGCATGGTCTAG
- a CDS encoding cohesin domain-containing protein, translated as MRISKVLYFFCAAFSLFLHPGPAEALELRVSSENAYPGDSIAVEITVQEYDQEAVAAAAVTITYSADNMVLNEIESDFFSTFLEQWHLSDPVLDPLPPASVEMNDQTYVQPLVLHTADDTSTGKVSLAAARLKAGTPTVLFTLNFTIKNSAIPGVYPLSITSTVVNNTEAGYDAAGEAVPMLIGAVEGEATPLLTYPVYSPNIINGSISIQQEFVDTDNDGIDDNWERSFFNALTSLSGTGDFDQDGYSDLQEYLNDLAGKTDPQGDPYNPKIQNAPGGTGYTPAGSEQNSFLLLLLPAILSGAR; from the coding sequence ATGCGGATATCAAAAGTATTGTATTTTTTTTGTGCAGCGTTCAGTTTATTTCTGCATCCCGGACCGGCAGAGGCCTTGGAGCTTCGGGTCAGCAGTGAAAATGCCTATCCTGGAGACAGTATAGCAGTCGAGATTACTGTTCAAGAGTATGATCAGGAGGCTGTGGCGGCAGCTGCGGTGACTATTACCTACAGCGCAGACAATATGGTTCTGAACGAAATAGAATCTGATTTCTTCTCGACATTCCTTGAGCAATGGCATTTATCAGATCCGGTTCTGGACCCGCTGCCTCCCGCTTCGGTGGAAATGAACGATCAGACCTATGTACAACCTCTGGTGTTGCATACCGCTGATGACACATCAACTGGAAAGGTCAGCTTGGCTGCTGCACGGCTCAAGGCCGGTACACCGACGGTTCTATTCACTTTGAATTTCACAATAAAAAACTCAGCTATCCCAGGAGTATATCCTCTTTCTATCACGTCGACAGTCGTCAATAATACAGAAGCAGGTTATGATGCAGCGGGCGAAGCTGTACCTATGCTTATAGGAGCTGTTGAAGGAGAAGCAACCCCTCTTTTGACTTATCCTGTTTACTCACCGAATATTATCAATGGAAGTATCTCTATTCAGCAAGAATTTGTTGATACCGATAACGACGGCATTGATGACAATTGGGAGAGGAGTTTTTTCAATGCGTTAACTTCGCTCTCTGGTACCGGAGATTTTGATCAGGACGGTTACAGCGATCTGCAGGAATATTTAAACGATCTTGCTGGAAAAACCGATCCGCAGGGCGACCCATATAATCCCAAGATACAAAACGCTCCCGGCGGAACCGGCTACACCCCAGCAGGATCAGAGCAAAACAGTTTTTTACTGTTGCTGCTTCCGGCTATTCTCAGCGGTGCCCGTTGA
- a CDS encoding carbohydrate binding domain-containing protein: MTKKIFVIFFAVFSCLITLNVSVNTAEGGELVTNGDFSNGMTNWYPWTYEGGGRTASFNVVNGELVISSINSGGVADWVTVLNSPVSLTQGKTYNITFDAKSTASKTISVGPREGFGDYVPYSMQQFAIDTVMKTHTFKYTHNAASDAESQFIFYLGATDHPVYIDNLSVEEATPEPPPEPPTGDTIKLLSIGDSITQGNIYGAGTYRKPLYYDLTQAGYNVDFVGSHDNMAASSATDGSPDTDTGWDQDNEAWWGYSTGQLENILTNTVTTYDFDIALIHLGTNDPNDAGIQNLKDIIDILRTDNPNVVIFLAQLIAPNYNNTYIPAFNQKIPGIVSEKNTADSPVILVNQYSTLTPGTSDYVDGLHPSTSGAAKMADVWFNAIIANFQLVEPNDELIVAEGYNITLGQTELVPNPSPDGVPIYPWFPDGHISYLPDTTPGQYQMYWSGSASYRTTGTSLMDQEYTSGIPAPPPALPKGSAGAFDNGGAWLMSVFRQSGNNMIGFFHGEDHEFASGNNPGGIAWKSIAVSTSSDNGVTWTKGGQIITSAKPKPGTPTWGGNGDHSVVYDEVNSRWVCYYQDNFLYMAVSYDPNGAPGTWKKYYNGSFSEDGLGGLESPVPGLESLPGGNPSVHFNTYLNQWVIVWHSWQSPDGNIWLSTSTDMIHWRKPVAIAVATGSEKMWYPSIIGITDVEAGQEAWLCYAYWPDANKEQRQFIRRKITFQLLEMPQSPLGLTASVGADSVSLDWADNAEADLSHYTVYRRISSNSTYEVIKIITGNQAASEFVDNNITDGTIYQYVVTATDTDGNESAYSDEVTANRAILSNIVTNGNLSNGLNNWYTWTYEGGGRTASFNVVNEELVVSNINGGGVADWITILNGPVSLTQGKTYVISFEARSTAPRTISVGPRKGFGDYAAYMMRSKLIGTTMKSYSFTYTHTAESDPNAQLIFFLGATDDTVYIDNLTMGEKISQPQTGPSLKLLTVGDSITQGNIFGAGTYRKSLYYEMMDAGYTVDFIGSHDNLAGQSGPTDGSPDSDTGWDQDNEAWWGYTTGQLESIITNNISIYDFDVVLIHLGTNDPNDGGIQNIKDIIDILRTDNPNVVIFLAQLIAPDAPNTNIPNFNNKIPGIVTEKTTDQSPVILVNQYNTLTPGSSDYVDSLHPSTSGATKMAAVWLDALNEYYLTAPTTYTLADVIRALQVAAGVPTTDAHAQADISGDGRIGLEEAIHALQVISRESIPEQ; this comes from the coding sequence ATGACAAAAAAGATTTTTGTTATATTCTTTGCAGTATTCTCATGCCTCATCACTCTCAATGTTTCGGTCAACACCGCTGAAGGTGGTGAACTGGTCACCAATGGAGACTTTTCAAACGGCATGACTAACTGGTATCCCTGGACGTATGAAGGTGGCGGAAGAACTGCCAGCTTCAATGTCGTCAACGGTGAACTGGTTATCAGCAGTATAAACAGCGGCGGAGTCGCAGACTGGGTTACTGTCCTAAATTCGCCGGTAAGCCTTACTCAGGGGAAAACGTACAACATTACCTTTGATGCAAAAAGCACTGCGTCCAAAACCATATCGGTTGGTCCGCGTGAAGGGTTTGGTGATTATGTACCATACTCTATGCAACAGTTTGCGATTGACACTGTAATGAAGACGCACACGTTCAAATATACGCATAATGCAGCAAGTGATGCGGAATCCCAGTTTATCTTTTATCTGGGAGCCACTGACCATCCTGTTTATATTGACAATTTAAGTGTGGAAGAAGCAACACCCGAACCACCTCCTGAACCACCCACAGGCGATACTATAAAGTTACTGTCAATTGGAGACTCAATCACTCAGGGTAACATTTACGGAGCAGGAACGTATCGTAAACCATTATATTATGATTTGACTCAGGCTGGTTATAATGTCGATTTTGTCGGCAGTCATGACAATATGGCGGCAAGCAGCGCAACTGACGGCAGTCCAGATACGGACACCGGCTGGGATCAGGACAATGAAGCTTGGTGGGGATATTCAACGGGTCAGTTGGAAAACATACTCACGAATACAGTAACTACTTATGATTTTGACATTGCTTTGATCCACCTCGGCACGAATGATCCCAACGATGCGGGTATTCAGAATCTTAAGGATATCATCGATATTCTGCGTACAGACAACCCTAATGTTGTTATCTTCCTGGCCCAGCTGATTGCACCGAATTATAATAATACCTACATTCCAGCGTTTAACCAGAAGATCCCCGGCATTGTTTCTGAAAAGAATACAGCAGATTCGCCGGTCATCTTGGTTAATCAGTACAGTACGTTGACACCCGGCACATCAGATTATGTAGACGGACTTCATCCGAGTACATCAGGAGCCGCAAAAATGGCAGATGTGTGGTTTAATGCTATCATTGCCAATTTTCAGTTGGTTGAACCAAATGACGAGTTGATCGTCGCTGAGGGCTATAATATAACTCTTGGTCAAACAGAGCTTGTTCCCAATCCCAGTCCCGACGGCGTTCCCATCTATCCATGGTTCCCGGATGGGCATATCTCTTATTTACCCGATACGACTCCGGGTCAATACCAAATGTACTGGTCCGGTAGCGCAAGCTACAGAACCACCGGAACCAGCCTGATGGATCAGGAATACACAAGCGGAATACCAGCTCCTCCGCCAGCTCTTCCAAAAGGCTCCGCAGGTGCATTCGACAATGGTGGTGCTTGGTTGATGTCTGTCTTCAGGCAGTCAGGGAACAACATGATAGGCTTCTTTCACGGCGAAGACCACGAGTTTGCTTCCGGTAACAACCCCGGCGGAATTGCATGGAAATCCATAGCAGTCTCCACCTCTTCGGATAATGGTGTCACCTGGACTAAGGGAGGACAGATTATCACCAGTGCAAAACCAAAACCCGGCACTCCGACATGGGGTGGTAATGGCGACCATAGTGTTGTTTACGACGAGGTTAACTCGCGCTGGGTCTGTTACTATCAGGACAACTTTCTGTACATGGCTGTCTCTTACGACCCCAATGGTGCCCCCGGTACCTGGAAAAAGTATTATAACGGGTCGTTCAGTGAGGATGGTCTGGGAGGATTGGAAAGTCCTGTACCGGGTCTGGAAAGTCTGCCCGGCGGCAACCCTTCGGTTCACTTCAATACTTATCTGAATCAGTGGGTGATAGTCTGGCACTCCTGGCAATCTCCTGATGGAAACATCTGGCTTTCAACCAGTACAGATATGATACACTGGAGAAAACCTGTTGCCATTGCCGTGGCCACGGGAAGTGAAAAAATGTGGTATCCGTCAATAATCGGAATAACAGATGTAGAGGCTGGACAGGAAGCATGGCTTTGCTATGCATACTGGCCAGACGCAAATAAAGAGCAACGTCAGTTCATAAGACGTAAGATCACCTTTCAACTGTTGGAAATGCCACAATCACCGCTGGGGTTGACCGCATCTGTAGGAGCCGATTCCGTCAGTCTGGACTGGGCGGATAACGCTGAAGCAGATCTGTCACACTACACTGTTTACCGTAGAATCAGCAGCAATTCCACATATGAAGTAATTAAAATAATTACCGGTAATCAGGCCGCCAGTGAATTTGTGGATAATAACATTACTGACGGCACGATATACCAATATGTTGTCACTGCTACAGACACCGACGGCAATGAGTCCGCCTACAGCGATGAGGTTACAGCCAACAGGGCGATCCTGTCCAACATTGTCACGAACGGAAACCTTTCTAACGGATTGAACAATTGGTACACATGGACCTACGAAGGCGGCGGAAGAACCGCCAGTTTTAATGTGGTCAACGAAGAGCTTGTTGTCAGCAATATCAATGGCGGCGGGGTGGCGGACTGGATCACCATCCTTAACGGACCTGTCAGCCTTACACAGGGGAAAACCTATGTAATTTCATTCGAAGCAAGAAGTACTGCGCCACGAACTATCAGCGTTGGTCCGCGCAAGGGCTTCGGTGATTACGCCGCCTACATGATGAGAAGCAAGCTGATCGGCACCACGATGAAATCGTACTCCTTCACGTACACGCACACAGCCGAAAGTGACCCCAATGCCCAGTTGATTTTCTTCCTTGGTGCAACAGATGATACTGTCTACATAGATAATTTGACCATGGGCGAGAAGATTTCTCAACCTCAAACAGGTCCGAGCCTGAAGTTGCTTACAGTTGGTGATTCAATCACCCAGGGTAACATTTTTGGAGCCGGGACGTATCGTAAGTCCCTGTATTATGAGATGATGGATGCGGGCTACACTGTAGACTTCATCGGTAGCCATGACAACCTAGCCGGACAAAGTGGCCCTACTGACGGCAGCCCGGATTCTGACACGGGCTGGGATCAGGACAATGAAGCCTGGTGGGGATATACAACAGGACAGCTGGAAAGCATAATTACAAATAATATATCTATATACGACTTTGATGTTGTTCTGATTCATCTCGGGACAAATGACCCTAACGACGGGGGGATTCAAAATATTAAGGACATCATAGATATACTGCGTACGGACAATCCAAATGTGGTTATCTTCCTTGCTCAGTTGATTGCGCCTGATGCCCCTAATACAAACATACCTAACTTTAACAACAAGATCCCTGGGATTGTTACTGAAAAGACTACAGACCAGTCACCGGTTATATTGGTCAATCAATATAATACCCTGACACCCGGATCAAGTGATTACGTGGATAGCCTACATCCCAGTACGTCCGGAGCAACAAAGATGGCAGCGGTCTGGCTTGATGCCCTTAATGAGTATTATCTCACTGCTCCGACAACATACACGCTCGCAGATGTGATCCGGGCACTCCAAGTCGCTGCGGGCGTGCCCACAACCGATGCCCACGCTCAAGCCGATATCTCCGGTGATGGCCGTATCGGGCTTGAGGAGGCGATCCATGCCTTGCAGGTTATTTCGAGAGAGAGCATTCCTGAACAGTAG
- a CDS encoding MMPL family transporter, giving the protein MSRIRDRIEKKFAGAARLFYRHNLITLLLLAVFAGVLLSQLPKLTLDTSTEGFLHEQDPALLAYNDFRDQFGNTEMVIVAVKSKDVFAPEFLQKLKKLHVELRDNVPYVDDINSLINARNTRGDGDRLIVEDLLEHWPETPEELATVKERALKNPMYKNLLISEKGDFTAIVLQMQPYSSQGEEEVDDVLAGFTDDTEMSAQQGEQIYLTDGEKGEVVVAVSGIVDTYRASDFEIYVAGGPVVTDFLKKAMMKNMRMFMLLVALTIGIFLFFMFRRASAVFLPLLVVALSLLSTLGLMAAFGTPMKLPTQILPSFLMAVGVGDSVHILAIFFHRFRNNKGDKAEAVEYAVGHSGLAILMTSLTTAGGLLSFSTADIAPIADLGIYAAAGVMLALLYTLVLLPSLLALIPLKERREKTPQHTSTRLDNILTSIGHLATSHPKSILVVMVLIFIVSIAGITRIKFSHDVVRWYQEDSLIRLASETIDEEMRGSIALEVVLDTGKVNGLYDPDLLKRIDSSVQYVEQLEKGEIFAGKAWSITTILKEIHQALNENRPDFYTVPDNPELIPQEFLLFENSGSDDLEDVTDSQFSKARFTIKTPFRDAVAYTDFLYAVKEHFQSNFPELKITFTGMTTLLAQTMARVIRSMAKSYAIALVVITVFMILLIGRLRIGMLSMIPNLFPIFLTLGIMGWFHVPLDLFTMLIGSISIGLAVDDTIHFMHNFRRYFEQSGDAKQAVMETLHSTGRAMLITTCVLSLGFFVFMFANMNNLINFGWLTGFTILTALISDYFIAPALMVLVNRSGNVRENAAQGTL; this is encoded by the coding sequence ATGAGCCGTATCAGAGACCGTATAGAAAAAAAATTCGCCGGTGCCGCACGCCTGTTTTACCGGCATAACCTCATCACCCTGCTCCTTCTCGCTGTTTTTGCCGGTGTACTCCTTTCGCAGCTCCCCAAGCTCACCTTGGATACCTCCACAGAGGGTTTCCTGCATGAGCAAGATCCCGCTTTACTCGCATATAATGATTTCCGGGATCAGTTCGGCAATACCGAGATGGTCATAGTGGCTGTCAAAAGCAAGGATGTCTTTGCCCCGGAATTTTTGCAAAAATTAAAAAAACTGCACGTCGAGCTGCGGGACAATGTTCCCTATGTGGATGATATCAACAGCCTGATTAATGCCCGCAACACCAGGGGCGATGGGGACCGACTGATCGTCGAAGACCTCTTGGAGCACTGGCCCGAAACCCCGGAAGAACTGGCCACAGTGAAAGAACGGGCTTTGAAAAATCCCATGTATAAAAATTTGCTCATTTCAGAAAAGGGGGATTTTACCGCTATTGTCCTCCAGATGCAGCCATACTCTTCCCAGGGAGAGGAAGAGGTTGATGATGTGTTGGCTGGCTTTACCGATGACACGGAAATGAGTGCCCAGCAGGGAGAGCAAATCTACCTGACCGATGGAGAAAAAGGCGAGGTGGTCGTGGCTGTAAGCGGCATTGTTGATACCTATCGTGCCTCGGATTTTGAAATCTATGTTGCCGGAGGGCCGGTGGTTACGGATTTTCTCAAAAAAGCCATGATGAAGAATATGAGAATGTTCATGCTGCTGGTCGCGCTGACCATCGGAATTTTTCTTTTCTTTATGTTCCGCCGGGCTTCAGCTGTTTTCCTGCCCCTGCTGGTGGTTGCTCTCTCGCTTCTCTCCACTCTGGGCCTGATGGCCGCCTTTGGTACACCGATGAAGCTCCCCACCCAGATTTTGCCCTCTTTTCTGATGGCGGTCGGCGTAGGTGACTCAGTCCATATTCTAGCGATTTTCTTTCATCGATTTCGCAACAATAAGGGCGATAAAGCTGAGGCGGTGGAGTATGCTGTCGGCCATTCCGGGCTGGCCATCCTTATGACCTCGCTGACCACGGCTGGTGGTCTGCTCTCCTTTTCCACGGCGGATATTGCTCCGATCGCTGATTTGGGGATCTATGCCGCTGCTGGCGTCATGCTGGCCCTGCTCTATACTCTTGTTCTGCTGCCCTCTCTTCTTGCTTTGATCCCTCTGAAAGAGCGGCGGGAAAAGACACCGCAACATACCTCTACCCGGCTTGACAATATTTTAACCTCCATCGGCCATCTTGCCACGAGTCATCCCAAGAGTATCTTGGTTGTCATGGTGTTGATCTTTATTGTCTCTATCGCCGGTATCACCCGGATCAAATTTTCCCATGACGTTGTCCGATGGTATCAAGAGGATTCCTTGATTCGTCTTGCTTCAGAAACCATTGACGAGGAAATGCGGGGTTCCATCGCCCTGGAGGTAGTATTGGACACCGGCAAGGTCAACGGCCTGTATGACCCGGACCTTCTCAAGCGGATAGACAGCTCGGTCCAATATGTGGAGCAGCTTGAAAAAGGGGAGATCTTTGCTGGCAAGGCCTGGAGTATCACCACCATCCTCAAAGAAATCCATCAAGCCCTGAACGAAAATCGACCGGATTTCTATACAGTACCTGATAATCCCGAGCTTATTCCCCAGGAGTTTCTTTTGTTTGAAAACAGCGGCTCTGACGATTTGGAAGACGTGACAGACAGTCAGTTTTCCAAGGCCCGATTCACTATCAAGACCCCGTTTCGGGATGCAGTGGCCTACACAGATTTTCTTTACGCGGTCAAAGAGCATTTCCAGAGCAATTTTCCAGAGCTCAAAATCACCTTCACCGGTATGACGACCCTCCTCGCCCAGACTATGGCTCGGGTTATCCGCAGTATGGCCAAGAGTTACGCCATTGCTTTGGTGGTGATCACCGTGTTTATGATTCTACTGATCGGCAGGTTGCGCATCGGGATGCTCAGCATGATCCCCAACCTCTTTCCTATTTTTCTCACCTTGGGGATTATGGGTTGGTTTCATGTTCCCCTAGATCTGTTCACCATGCTGATAGGGAGTATCTCCATTGGGCTGGCCGTAGACGATACCATCCATTTTATGCATAATTTCCGGCGGTATTTTGAGCAAAGCGGTGATGCTAAACAGGCGGTCATGGAGACCCTGCACAGTACGGGTCGAGCTATGCTGATTACCACCTGTGTCCTGTCTCTTGGCTTTTTCGTCTTTATGTTCGCAAATATGAATAATCTTATTAACTTCGGTTGGTTGACCGGTTTCACGATCCTTACCGCCTTGATCTCGGATTATTTCATTGCCCCGGCTCTGATGGTGCTGGTGAATCGGTCAGGAAATGTTCGTGAAAATGCCGCACAAGGGACGCTGTAA